The sequence below is a genomic window from Uranotaenia lowii strain MFRU-FL chromosome 2, ASM2978415v1, whole genome shotgun sequence.
GGCGTAGCAAACACCATCGGCCAAAACCAAACGACCTTCGGCATCCGTATTGTTGATCTCTACGGTGCGACCTGAATACAAACGGTGAATATCATCCGGGCGGGTAGCGTCAGGACCGACGGAATTCTCGGCCAAACAGAAAACTGCATGCAAATTTTGAGTATAGCCACTTTTAACGGTGGCATAGAAGGCTCCAAGAATTGCAGCGGCACCACCACAATCTCTCTTCATTCCAGGCATAGCCGTTTTGCCCTTGATACTCAAACCACCGGTATCGAAAACAATCCCCTTGCCAACCCAGGCCACCGTTTCCGTTGCTCCTGATGGTTCGTAAGATAAAACTGCCAACGCCGGGGGATCAGCTGCTGCCTTTCCGACCCCATAAATGCCACCAAAGCCTTTTTCTCGCAGTTCGTTCCCTCGgataatctgtaaaaaaaataattatttacattAACTTTTAGAAGATCGATTCATCCTTACCTTTGGAGTGATTTTCAGCAGCTTAGCAACTGCTTCAACCTCCCGGAGGAAGCCCGAAACGTTCATTTCGTTACAGGGTGCATCAACGATCTTTGCCGTCAAACGAATCCCTTCGGCCGCGTAGTCCAACACGTTGCAGTCCTCATCGGTGACCGTATCTTTGCCATCTCCTCCGACCAGCACGAACTCAACGGTCACCAATGTTGCACCCTTATCATTCCGATCTTTGCCTCCGCCTTCTTTGGATGTCTTTCGGCTATACAGCGGAAATGCTCGGGCCACAGCACAGCCAGAAGCAAACAGGTTATCCCGGGTGCAAACAATCACGATCGACTCAGTGATCCCGGATGTGTGCGCTTGCACCAATTTCGTGATGGCATGTGCCCTCGAATCGGAATTATGCCTCGAAGACTTGCTCGGCAGGGCAGCAACCTTGGCCAAATCCAGATAGAGCGAGCAGCTATCGGACGAAGCAGATGGATGCAGGTAGCCGATTGCTTTCTGGTACGTTTCGGCATTTACTCTCGGCTCTAGCTTGCAACGGATACAGTCAAACGGAACCTTGGTCAGATGAGACAACTGACCAATGATTAGCACCGGTTTCTGGAGCGGATCCGACGCCTGCAGCTCCCGGTGGAACTTGAGCTTGCTCATCACAGATGCTGAAATGAAACCCCtatgttcgcttttcaaaaaccttCTACCGTAGATAACACCCACTTACCTGACAAGACAACAATAACGTATTGTTATCAGCTGAAAGATTATGGAGTGATTGATTGTAGACTCGGCTCTAGTTGGTTGATGATGAAAGTGCAGTTTCGATGCGCTAGCGCTTCTTGCAACCTAGCTCGCTTGCTGCAAAATGATAACGGTGCATTTTTGGCTGCGTTCTGGTATGGGCTTATGAAAAACACTGAGGAAATATCTCACTTCAATTtcggtttaaaaatattgaagtcTGGGTTTCAACACTGTCTTTATCATAATCGCGCGCATCATATATCCAAGAAACCGTAAGCACTAATAACTTGTCAAAATGCTACTCAAAAACTGCTTTAGAGCTTCTCTGCTCTATCTTATAGCTCTGTGAGCCAGTTTTTGCGAAATTtactgctattttagtgcatgCATATGCAGCCTTAACAAGTCTAGGAATTTTGACTGGTTTTTCGACGGGCTAAAGCAGAACATGGGGTTTATATTTCTGCAAGTTCTATAGTTTTTATCTTCACAAAAGGCAATTGCTTAAGcttaagaaaaataatcaaattacaataaatgtaggtagtcgaaaaataaaaaccgTCTGCCGTTGGAAACtttctcaatattttgaaataagtcgTCCGGAtacaaaaatatctgaaattttagGTGGCAATTGTGCATCCAACGACAGCAAACAAGCATCCACCATAAAAAGTCTAATATCAAGATTCATATAAAGAAAACTGCTATCAATTTCAGTGTTTTctatttctgttttgtttttccatccgcgatttcgaagctaatttttgacagatcgtgtgcgtgcaaaaaatgtaaacaaacaagtGGTAATTCTGATGACAATTTCACATCGGAATACAGTGGAGACgttttttaattcttgacaACAAAATTGGctttaatttatagtttttaaaacttttaaattgtgGTCTAGTTCTTTTAATGTGTAAATCAGtgttatttattgatttatcataagtgaaaaaaaaaaaattaaaagtggaaatcaattaaaaaagaaaaatgagccTGGCAGATGCTGCTCCAGACGGAGCAGCA
It includes:
- the LOC129744413 gene encoding probable aminopeptidase NPEPL1, with translation MSKLKFHRELQASDPLQKPVLIIGQLSHLTKVPFDCIRCKLEPRVNAETYQKAIGYLHPSASSDSCSLYLDLAKVAALPSKSSRHNSDSRAHAITKLVQAHTSGITESIVIVCTRDNLFASGCAVARAFPLYSRKTSKEGGGKDRNDKGATLVTVEFVLVGGDGKDTVTDEDCNVLDYAAEGIRLTAKIVDAPCNEMNVSGFLREVEAVAKLLKITPKIIRGNELREKGFGGIYGVGKAAADPPALAVLSYEPSGATETVAWVGKGIVFDTGGLSIKGKTAMPGMKRDCGGAAAILGAFYATVKSGYTQNLHAVFCLAENSVGPDATRPDDIHRLYSGRTVEINNTDAEGRLVLADGVCYADRDLKAQVILDMATLTGAQGIATGKYHGAILTNSEDWEAKSLVVGRQTADLLAPVPYCPELHFSEFNSAVADMKNSVMDRGNAQVSCAGLFIGAHLGFDYDGSWLHVDMASPVHCGERATGYGVALLMGLFGDYSRAGILKEIAVKGRNGAYSGGSPSSEPPTKKICIN